A part of Dermacentor variabilis isolate Ectoservices chromosome 10, ASM5094787v1, whole genome shotgun sequence genomic DNA contains:
- the LOC142559594 gene encoding uncharacterized protein LOC142559594: MLGEAKVFVITPVDSAGAIAMGEFAVQEASKTAAKEMMCANMHKGSVVNMEPPAAATQIQVKWMAKPDYKGMVMFEARGIYNATTYYNSTTAAYDFEPAKDSHAPTAEDKDKKKDSKSAAAGPCGGLSVWTMVVAIGVIVVSGHRLNEAVN; this comes from the exons ATGCTGGGAGAAGCCAAGGTATTCGTAATAACGCCCGTGGACAGCGCAGGAGCTATTGCGATGGGAGAATTTGCAGTCCAGGAGGCTTCCAAAACTGCAGCTAAGGAGATGATGTGCGCCAACATGCACAAG GGCTCTGTAGTGAACATGGAACCGCCCGCTGCTGCGACTCAAATCCAAGTCAAGTGGATGGCTAAGCCTGATTATAAGGGCATGGTCATGTTTGA ggCACGGGGCATCTATAATGCCACGACCTACTACAACAGCACAACAGCCGCATACGACTTCGAGCCG GCAAAAGACAGCCACGCGCCGACCGCGGAGgacaaagacaaaaagaaagactcGAAGTCGGCCGCAGCCGGCCCCTGTGGCGGCCTGTCCGTGTGGACGATGGTGGTCGCGATCGGAGTCATCGTAGTCAGCGGCCATCGCCTGAACGAGGCTGTGAACTAG